The Arachis ipaensis cultivar K30076 chromosome B05, Araip1.1, whole genome shotgun sequence nucleotide sequence GAATAAGCTAATTCTTTTCTTCCAGAAAATTCAACCAAGTTGAACTCGAAAAGAAGAAAGACAAAGAGGAACTCGCAACAAAGATTGGATCTTGGCTACAAGACAGAAGGGAAGGCCTTAAGCGAGCAGATCTCATGATAATTTCAGCCAAATCTCCTCTGTTCTCGCCTGCATTGCTTTTCCCTTAATCTCACCACACAAGAATTGTGAGCCATCGAAAGCTCTATTCAGGCATCGAAAAGTAACATCATGGTTTGGAGAAACTGAAAATACAGCAGAAGAAATTTTAGTTATAACTTTTCAATGTTGATAGGATGGACGGTGCAACGAAGATGGACGAGAAGGAGAACCGTGTTCTGTCCTCAAAAGAAAAGGCTCCAGTTTCGAACTCACTAAGGACCCCACTTTCATAGGTCCAATCCAATACAAGAAGTAATATTCCAGGTAAATTTACAAACAACTTATTGAAACCAGACAGCTTGCTATTCAGTTTTCACACTCATTTAGTATCCTCCCTAAACGAGTCTTCTGTAGATGTACGGTTAAATTACAATAAAAGGATAAGGATTTTAGGGCTTTGGTTTACAATTGGAGTGAAAAGGGATCTTCACATTGTCAAAACAGTTTATACTATCCACTATTAACTTCCACTTATTAATTACGCAGGTGATGAAAGGAGTTGTAGCTTCAACAATAAGAGGAAGGTGTATGAACTATGTAGCAACGAATGGTTAAGCTTCACGAACAAAACAGGTTGTAGTTCTTTAGCTAATGAAATAACTCAACAGAAAAATGCAAGTGACATTCCAGTCTTAGGTAAGAACCTATAAATTCATATAACTGCagaaataatttatattaatcaaATAAATCTTTCCATTATAGAAGATTTCAAGAACATTTTTTATATTAGCAAGTTGTTGGGGTCAATCGTTTTTGGCTTATATAGGTCTAATTATAGCCATTTAATACAAAAAATACAGGATTGGTACCACCTATTCACAGAATTGCTGAAGAGCAACCAAGTATAATTTTAGATAATAGCTTCACCATTGGTTTTAGAACAACTAATGTTGCAGAAACTATAGACATAAATGAAAAACCCAGCATTCAGACAACAGAGGACACGCCGTTCTTGGGGTCTAATGTGCTGTCACAGGTGACTTTATCAAGAGGTAATTAGCATAAACAAAGAATTTGAACCAGAAGAGTTCTGTGATTATGTATGTTAGACTGTGAAGTGTTATTTTGATATTAGATGACTCAAAGCATGCTAGGATAGAAAGAGCAACCAAGATAGCTAAGAAAAGGAAGTGTGTGGGCATTGCTTCCCAACAAGGTAAACATACCATACTCTGTAGTACAGTATCCAAAGAAATAGCCTTCTTTCCAAGCAGGAGCATCAAAATATGTTTCATACGACTGATAGCCATGATTATAGTTGGTTAATGAACAAAAAAATGATTGATTTCATGGGTTATCCATGTGACTCACAAGAAATTTTTTGTACAGAAGTTACCATTTCATTAATTGACATCCTAATTCATAACTAATTTTTCAGATGATAGTAGGGATAATACAGTTTACGATAACAATGAATTGGGACTACAAAGGCATCCAGCCTGTTAGGTTAAATGATCTTTATATATATAAGCAATTATTAGTTGCTGATACATCTACAAGTCATTGGAAATCATTAGGTGTTTTGGTTTTGTAATGAGTATGCAGATTACTGTTAATAAACTCagtttgatcaaggctttggaaTGCTATTTTTTTGTGTGTCATCAGTTCGTAGGACAGTTTCAGTAATAGAGCTAATATGAAATGGTCAGCTAATAGTTTTGGTAGGTTAATCTAATATATGCCGATATATATGAAAACTAAATCACCTATGTAATGcattatttatttctatttatGAGTAGTGTTTTGTTTTACATATGCGGCTATTGAGTTCAAAATTGGTATTGAGTAGTGTTAGTATTCCATATAACAACCTTAAGTATTGTAGTTCTTTAACACATTCTCAATCTAGGATATTAAACAATGTTTTAGTATAACGGTACATTTATAAAGAGTATGTATATCACTATATTGAATAATAGTATGCTCGATTCATTTATATATAAGATACATAAAAAAGCACTACTAAGAAGTTGATTGAGCCATATTTGTGAAAAAAATTATATGACTAATTAAATAAGGTGTTATCATGTGATCTAATTAATAATCACTCAGCTTATTCTTATAGTTGTGGACATGAATTATCATGtttaaaaccaaaattaaaaaagaattgatACACTCGAATTTATATGGGTCCACACAATATGATGAAAATATCAGCAAAAGAACCTAGGCATACATAAACACGAAAGttagttttttttccttttataagTGCACATGTTTGGTTGTTGAAGCTATGGTAAACACTTTAGGAGTTATACAAACTACTTTCAATGTAGAGGACAAGGAAAATCTAATGGACTATGTAGTTGATGGATGTATTATAGATCAAGGTCAATGTGATGGAAGAAGTGAAAACCAGATTAAGAAAAATGTTTCTATACCGATTTCATCAGTAAGCCAATGGCCGCTAAGTCCACCATCAAAAGGTAAACAAGCAATAACAAAACTAATGTAGATTGAAGTAAATAGCTAGACATATATACTGATATTAAACACAAAATGATCTCTACAGGGGCAGCACAACACGTGAGGATTGAGAGAGCATTCATATTAGCTAAAAGAAAGCAAACCACAGTTTCACGCACCCAAGAAGGTAACAATCACGAATAATAAAACAACTACCACAAAGCCATGTTCCTAAAGTACTTTAGATCATGTTGTCTTCTATACGGGTGAAGTGAAAGTGTCTAAATTTTTACATGTCCCTAATTTTTTGCTCGCAGGAACTAAGTCTGCAAACACATTCACCACACAAACCATGGAAGTGACTTCGATGGAAGGTATCACAATCTTCTtgaattattatataattaattgAAAGACAATTGTAATATGCTATATGTACAGTGATTGAAAAAAAGTTGCATCATGATTCATCCACTTTGAATTCACAATGATACATATCCATATCACTAATTTATTCAAGGTGAAGCAATTAATGGAGTTGTTAATTAGAAATATATCCATATCCCCCAAGAAAAtactttttattgaaaatttttttgataaGAAATATATAATTAGTTTGCAGTAGTTTAAACTTATTTTAGTGATTATTAAACCTTTTTATTTTAACTTTCAAAATTCTTACTTCACTAATTAGATAATTTTAGCTATAACCATTATATAATTTTCAATGTTAtacataatatacatataaatattaaagcagaataaaataatgttattttcttgctttcttaGCATTACATTAGAAAAATGGCAAATTGTAATAGataagtaatatatatatatatatagtgattaGTGAGTGGTTATTTAGCAAAAAGTTACAAATGCATCAACCCACCAACCATTATAACcccaaaaggaaagaaaaaatgtCAATTATATATAACGTTCTTCATAATTGGGAAAAAAAGTGTATACATAGTTACCtactttaatttttttgtgtataaattattaaaatatatgaataaagagtaaaaataaatcaTATGGAAGTAATCtaaattaggtttaattactctgttagtccctatagtttcaccaaatttttaattaggtccctatactttttttccattcaattgggtccctacactgcttttaattttgtataattttagaaTTTGAGAATTATAGAAACTTATAACTTACTTTTTTTGGCTTTTTAactacatttatttattttttcttatttcttaatTATTGATGAAATAAATCTACAATTTTGGTCTACTTCAAGTGATTAATGTAGTTGCTAATACTATGGACAACAACCATATTCAACTTGATAATTGTATTATATTGCACTTGATGATTCTTCCTAAAATCAAATGTAAAGATGGTTTCTTTTAATTTAAGTATGGTATATGTGTACTTATCAATCACCCTTCGAATAGATCAAACAACATATGCTAGAAAGTATAGAAGGCAACTAATGGACGCAAAAAGGAGTCCTGATATCTCCAAACGCATGCAAGGTGTGCTGAACTCTTTGTATGTAGTGTAGTATTTTTAGTTTAGGGCATTATTAAGAATTTATATTCACCCTCACGTCCATTATATTAAGAATTTAAGATTATTTAGCTAAGATATCTGATAATTGAGTTAGAAAGTGAAAAAATTCTTTAAGAAAAGTTTGGCCTACTTTATTGTTTACCACTAATTGCACAATGGTTGGAAAAAAAATAAAGCTGTTGCCAAAGGTGGAGCAACATGggctacaaaaaaaattataagagactttaaataatttttattcttaGGGATTACTACTTAAAGTGGGGTCTTAATTACAGAATCAAATCAAAATATATGAATTTATTGAAAAGTCACGTTGGGTACTTTGTATGTTAGGCTTGGTAAGGACTCCAAGACAAAGAACTATGGAAGCCGACAAAGACTATTGCAAGCAAAATAGTGGTATGTTATGATTTGGTGGAGGGGAGCATTATTGGGAGTTACGGTTTTATAACTCTAACAAATCTGCTAAACAAACTGCATAATTTTTTATTTCCACTATTCGAACATTAGGTTCTTACCATTCAGTTTCTTAATTGTTAAGTCAATCAATTTATGACTAATTATGTTACTTTTTGCACCGTTGATTATCAAGAGTTAACTTCACAATGCAGGCAATAAGGCGTCATACAGATCTAACACACACATTAAGTCTACTGAACGGTCAAATAAAGGTATGAGCTTACTTAATGGAATTCAACATAGAGTCTTATTAAATGAAAGTTTTAGGTAGAAAAAATATCTCAAtcctaatttttattttgttgatcAATATGCAGAGTATGTGAACATCGGATATGCAATGTATGAATGTGAACATTGCAATGCTCTTTATTGGTATGCTGAGAGGTCAAACAAAAGTTACAACACAACAGAACCAAAATTCACATTATGCTGTAAAGGAGGAAAGGTTCAACTTCCACAATTACAACAGGCCCCGAGAGTGTTGTATGATTTGTTGTACAATACCCCCAAGAGCAAGCATTTTCGGGATAACATCAGAGCTTACAATAGCATGTTTCAGTTCACATCAATGGGTGCAAAGATAGACCGTGGCATTAGTCAAGCAAGAGGGCCACCAACATTTATCCTTTGTGGAGAGAATTATCATCTAATGGGTAGTCTGATTCCTCCAGAGGAAAACATTGCAAAATTTTCTCAACTGTATGTATTTAATACTCAGAATGAGATTGAAAATCGCATGGCAGCTATTCGGTAAGTTTTAGGGTTATTTCTATATAGAATAGATTTAGGATTTGAAGTAACAGTTGGGAGTTTTTCAATAACAATTATcctattaaaattaaattgtacAAATTCTATTTTTGTAAATAGGGGTGAACATCACACAGAGATACATGAAGATATTGTTAGAGAATTGAAACAGATGCTTGATGATAACAATGTACTGGTGAAGGCATTTCGCATGGTTAGAGACACACTTGCAAGAGAGTTTAATAATACAATAAAGCTTAGGCTTTTGGGTAAAAGGGGGAAGGATGGCAGGCGATACAACCTGCCCAACACGGATGAGGTAGCTGCATTGATTGTGGGTGGCTTTGACATTGATAAAACTgataggtagcgtttgttttgaggtactgagacagaggctgagagactgagactcagtatcgtgtttgttggttcagagactagtactaaaatttctgtctctgtctccaaaatttcagtatttcagtacctccaaaaagtagggacagaggggactaaaatttttagagatggagattgAAACTtgaataacattttatacctaaaatactctcattttaactaattaattctaattttaccctttgtgcaaattaaattagagtttcattcttgtttcaattcctgtctcttattttgcaccaaacagaatactaagatttatttcaatctctgtctcttagtctctgtctctcagtctcagtctttctgtctctgtctctccaccaaacgctaccataGGGACATTGTGGTAGAGACACAAAGTGGAAGGTTACAAAGGATTAATCAACTCAATCCTGCTTATTTGGGATTACAATACCCATTGTTATTTCCATTTGGAGAGGATGGTTACAAGGAAGACATACCTTTCAACAAGGGTAATCAAAGTGGTAGCAAAGGGCGACAAGAGGTTTCATTAAGAGAATTTTTTGCATTCAGGATACAAGAAAGGTTAGCTGATGGATCTCCTTTGTTATATTCTAGACGACTATTCTAGCAATTCTTGGTTGATGGGTTCTCCATGATCGAATCATCTCGCCTAAATTATATACGACTTGATCAGGAGAAACTCAGATGTGAGATGTACAAGGGTATAAAGGAAGCAGTTTTGTCCGGGGAAACAACACCGTCATCGCGTGGCAAACGTATTATATTACCATCATCATTCACAGGTGGCCCAAGATATATGATTCAGAATTACCAGGACGCAATGGCAATATGTAAGGTTGTCGGTTATCCAGACCTATTCATTACATTCACATGCAATCCTAAGTGGCCCGAGGTAGAAGACTTTCTTAAGAACAGGGAATTAAATGCAGAAGATAGACCTGACATAATATGTAGGACATTCAAGGCAAAGCTGGATTTGATGATTAAAGATATTAGAGTAAACAAAATTTTTGGCAGGATTTGTGCAGGTATGTCTAGAGACGAAATTAAATTACATTCGATTAATTTTTAGTTTAAATATTGTGTTGAAAAATCCAGTGTCCATGCATTTaaatattgtatcatatttagCTTAGCTATGTCCTTTTGTTGACGCAGTTGTATACACAATCGAATTTCAAAAACGGGGACTACCACACGCACATATACTATTGTTCTTACATAAGGATGACAAGTTTCCAACAGCTGAAGACATTGACAAGATCATATCTGCTGAGATTCCAGATAAGGAACTAGACCCTGAATACTTTGAAGCAGTAGAAAAGCACATGATGCATGGTCCATGTGGTTTAGCGAGGAAAGATTCACCGTGTATGGAGAATAGAAAATGTGTACGTCATTTTCCTAAGCGTTTTGTCGATTGCACAACTATTGATGATGATGGGTATCCAGTATATAGGCGTAGGGAAGATGGAAGAACTATCAACAAGTATGGGGTTGACCTTGATAGCCATTATGTGGTTCCACACAACAGACTACTACTTATGAGATATGGAGCACATATAAATGTGGAGTGGTGCAATCAATCAAGATCAATAAAGTATTTATTCAAATACGTGAACAAAGGTCATGATCGTGTAACTACTTCCTTCTATAGAAGTGTCACAGCGGATGCTGAGTTAGATGAATATGATGAGGTGAGTATGTATTACGATTGTAGATACATATCACCATGCGAAGCAGCATGGAGGATTTTTGGTTTTAACATCCATTACAGAGATCCATTTGTTGTGAGATTGGGTTTTCACTTACCCAATGAACAGAATGTTATATTCAAAGACCACGAAAATCTGGAGGATGTTGTTAGAAAAGCATCAGTGAAGGAATCTATGTTTTTAGGATGGTTTCAAGCAAACAATGATTATGTAGAAGCAAGGGCACTGACGTATGCTGAACTTCCAACTAAATTCGTATGGAAGCCAGATGAGAGGGTTTGGTTGCCTAGAAAATCACACTCTGTTATTGGAAGGATTTTCTATGTACCTCCAGGATCCAGTGAAAGTTATTACATGCGGCTATTGCTCAATTTTGTAAGAGGCCCAACTTCTTATGAGGACATTCGTACTATAGATGGTGTTTTATATTCTACTTTCAAAGATGCATATTACGCACGTGGCCTCTTAGATGATGACAAGGAATATATAGATGCAATAGTAGAAGCAAGCCACTGGGGATCGGGTACATACTTGAGGAAGCTGTTTGCAATGCTGTTGTTTTCAAATTCAATGGATACACCAGAACACGTATGGCAAAAGACATGGCATCTATTATCCGATGATATACTTCATAGGCAGATGAGGCTTCTTGACAATCTAGGTAATTTATTGTCACAGTCTAATGGTTCGTATTTTTCAATTGAATGGAATGTCAATATTAGTAATATATTGgtatttatgttaaatggaaattCATTGTTAACAGTGCCATATgtgtttctaggattttcgagaaaTTTTGTTAGTCTATGTAAGAATATTgtgtataataaaaaatttaagaaatgAGAAGTTTTTTAGTAGCCATGCTAATCATAATTGAACTTAGGTGTATTATAGGATATAATTAGCAATTAAATGAATAGAACCAAGATTCCGTAATGGACATGAAATCTTATCTTATAAGAGAGATAGTTTTTAGTGCATTCAATAAGTTGTCTTTATCTAAGCAAATAGGATAAAATTGAATattatttgttcttatttttatttctggTTACGTAACTGAAGTTATTCTTCAAGATTCATTCATACAAATTTGGTCTTTTTATTGACAGATTTATTCATTTCCGAAGATGAATTGAAGGAGTTGACGTTGATAGAAATTGAGAGAACACTTAACCCATACAATAAGAGTCTGCAGGATTTCTCTCCGATGCCAGTCCCAGATATAAGCCAACTCAATAGTCAACTATATGCTGATGGAATGAACAGGTTAAAATACATGACTTAAAAAttctatttaaataatatttaattaaatttatttttttttaaaaataacctTCTACAAATGAGGATACAAAAGTAATTACTTATTTGGATTATATAATAAAGCTAGCTCTAGACCATACCACCTATTTGCAACAACTAACCGACGAGCAATATTTTGTTTATAAGACAGTCATGGATGCTGCTGAAAATGGGAAGGGTGGAGTATTCTTTTTGTATGGTTATGGAGGGACTGGCAAAACATTTGTTTGGAAGACTTTAGCAGCTGCATTGAGATCTAAATCACAAGTTGTACTTACTGTTGCATCGAGTGGTATTGCATCTCTTTTATTACTCGGGGGTAGGACAGCACATTCACGTTTTTCAATCTCACTCAAT carries:
- the LOC107640767 gene encoding LOW QUALITY PROTEIN: uncharacterized protein LOC107640767 (The sequence of the model RefSeq protein was modified relative to this genomic sequence to represent the inferred CDS: substituted 1 base at 1 genomic stop codon), whose translation is MRKEQQEQFDWGEMQSALDKIVEQNKWQQRNLTEFKNLYDARTISRRSVIIGIGYPPSDQNSLWFVRAFVDDGHQVQFNVPTENQQFSFYAVIGSDHGNICLRISMGGLNSRLLIWNPLTGKKRYASDESIKHLAHVVSIYAFGFLEDTIEYRILHALKKNFSQRMLSWCLYTSFEKDWTHSGTFETNMQKIGPKYVVKDGIFYWIGWEGANRIEASSIITFNLIQEMFHEAMIPMKVKSDYHALTQFNDGVSFVTYRNVGFTRQVMVWQLRKNWDHDLEWEKMLRVSRFGIPYTPILFVDKDIISFMEARSGYKGFNDTEGDERSCSFNNKRKVYELCSNEWLSFTNKTGCSSLANEITQQKNASDIPVLGLVPPIHRIAEEQPSIILDNSFTIGFRTTNVAETIDINEKPSIQTTEDTPFLGSNVLSQVTLSRDDSKHARIERATKIAKKRKCVGIASQQDDSRDNTVYDNNELGLQRHPASMVNTLGVIQTTFNVEDKENLMDYVVDGCIIDQGQCDGRSENQIKKNVSIPISSVSQWPLSPPSKGAAQHVRIERAFILAKRKQTTVSRTQEGTKSANTFTTQTMEVTSMEGNKASYRSNTHIKSTERSNKEYVNIGYAMYECEHCNALYWYAERSNKSYNTTEPKFTLCCKGGKVQLPQLQQAPRVLYDLLYNTPKSKHFRDNIRAYNSMFQFTSMGAKIDRGISQARGPPTFILCGENYHLMGSLIPPEENIAKFSQLYVFNTQNEIENRMAAIRGEHHTEIHEDIVRELKQMLDDNNVLVKAFRMVRDTLAREFNNTIKLRLLGKRGKDGRRYNLPNTDEVAALIVGGFDIDKTDRDIVVETQSGRLQRINQLNPAYLGLQYPLLFPFGEDGYKEDIPFNKGNQSGSKGRQEVSLREFFAFRIQERLADGSPLLYSRRLFXQFLVDGFSMIESSRLNYIRLDQEKLRCEMYKGIKEAVLSGETTPSSRGKRIILPSSFTGGPRYMIQNYQDAMAICKVVGYPDLFITFTCNPKWPEVEDFLKNRELNAEDRPDIICRTFKAKLDLMIKDIRVNKIFGRICAVVYTIEFQKRGLPHAHILLFLHKDDKFPTAEDIDKIISAEIPDKELDPEYFEAVEKHMMHGPCGLARKDSPCMENRKCVRHFPKRFVDCTTIDDDGYPVYRRREDGRTINKYGVDLDSHYVVPHNRLLLMRYGAHINVEWCNQSRSIKYLFKYVNKGHDRVTTSFYRSVTADAELDEYDEVSMYYDCRYISPCEAAWRIFGFNIHYRDPFVVRLGFHLPNEQNVIFKDHENLEDVVRKASVKESMFLGWFQANNDYVEARALTYAELPTKFVWKPDERVWLPRKSHSVIGRIFYVPPGSSESYYMRLLLNFVRGPTSYEDIRTIDGVLYSTFKDAYYARGLLDDDKEYIDAIVEASHWGSGTYLRKLFAMLLFSNSMDTPEHVWQKTWHLLSDDILHRQMRLLDNLDLFISEDELKELTLIEIERTLNPYNKSLQDFSPMPLALDHTTYLQQLTDEQYFVYKTVMDAAENGKGGVFFLYGYGGTGKTFVWKTLAAALRSKSQVVLTVASSGIASLLLLGGRTAHSRFSISLNLDEFSTCNIKQGSALAGLLIKTKLIIWDEAPMVNRFCIEALDRTMRDILRFKNPSSLHQPFGGKTVIFGGDFQQILPVIPKGTRQEIVNATINSSYIWNDCKLLTLTKNMRLRSSDSNTRSSELKEFADWILGIGDGSHGTPMGQCQKILIPDDILVKDWDDPIEAICKVTYPKLFYCTIADEHIEDRAILALTLQVVDEINQFMMSLNPTEAQTYYSSDKACPTESNNDLLASIHTPEFLNTIRCSGVPNHELTLKAGTPIMLLRNIDHSVGLCNGTRLVVIKLGKHIIEARGSARKNKGQKVFIPRTTLSPSDHRIPFKFQRRQFPIMVSYAMTINKSQGQSLANVGLILKKPVFTHGQLYVAASRVTHRRGLKILLCHDEDNCVETDNVFKEVFRNVA